Within the Miscanthus floridulus cultivar M001 chromosome 17, ASM1932011v1, whole genome shotgun sequence genome, the region ttttagtttttattctggttaagtcttattgagtacttttgtactcagggttcgttgacccttgttgtaggtgagcctcatgagcaggtctgttttggaccttgctgcatgactgttgttcatgtcgatgacgataagtgattGTGTGATctttgggcaggatgcttattttgtgtgttgtatgatactaatgccactccactactactatggtttgtaataattatcgaacttagtttgtaaggtttgaaataactggtttgtaaactaagttatcctaagacttccgctattttactctgatgtagatatttgaataaatgttgtaatactacaatgactctgtaatgtgattctACTCGGAAATCATgaatgatttggggttccccgaggacacccaacagtcttcctaagttactaggaacatatgtaTAGCCATCAgaagtcgttggacagtgacaagtgcatgtgggtcctataatttaggaggttctgctacAGAGATGCCATGGAATTTTCTCATGTAGAACTCGATAAGCCTTTTCTTATATCTAGGATCTAGAAAGCAGGCAAGAGCAAGTGTAGTGGATGATTTCTTCCAATATTTTTCAAACTTCCTACTCATAGAAGTAGTCATTGCACTAATAGTGATATCTTGACAAACAGACCATTCATCTAGTAAAATCTTTATCTCACAAAACCCTCTATAGAACAGATTTGCAGTTGGATATAAAGTACCAGACAACAGTTCAGTGAGATTAAAGAATTTCTTCAAGCATTGGAACAATTTAAATGCCATGGCCCATTCACCAGAAGAAGGAGTGATTTTTTCATACCTACGACGATCTGATGATTTAAGCctcatgaatgcattcttgtagtaCAAAGCATCTCGAAGCATCAAATACGTGGAATTCCATCTGGTTGACACATCAAGTGAAAGACCCTTGTTTGTATCTAGCCCACACTCAGTTGCACGCttcatgagctcctcccattgcaATGGGGATCCCTTGACAGCAAGAACTAGTTGTCTAATATTCTCAATTGTGGGTGTGATTACACTCAAACCATCCCTAGCAACAAGGTTCAGCATGTGACAAGCACACCTCACATGGAAGAATAGTCCATCACATATCAAAGCCGTTGAACTAGCATTGGCCCTTAGATCAGAGATGATGTCTTTGACTGCTACTTCATTTGCTGATGCATTGTCCAAGGTTAGAGCAAACATTCTCTTGTCAATATACCACTTAACCATAAGTTCAGTAAATGTCTCAGAGAGCTTTGTACCAGTATGACGGCCCTATACATGCACAAAGTTCACAATCCTTTTCTGGATATACCAATTGTCATCTATCCAATGTACAGTTACACACATGTATGACTTGTTCTGATTTGAAGTCCACATGTCCATGGTGGCACTAAACCGACAAGAGACAGATTTGAACATGCTATACAACCTCTCCTTTTGAGCTAAGAACATGTTCATAATTTCTTTCCTAATAGTAACACGAGATCTGATTGGAAAGGTAGGACGTAGGGATTTGATGAAATCAACAAAATACTCATGCTCAGATATATTAAATGGGTACTCATGCATGACTATTGCCAAGTAAAACTTTCTCAAGCTAGCCTCTTCATCATACCTGTATGGTACCACAGCAGTCATGTCTTTCCCCCCATCTTTttccactttgagctgctgctggCCCTTCACTATACTATGTGCCACCCTCAGATGGGTCCAAAATCCAGTTGTTCCATAGTTGCTCTCACATCTGCCCTTGTGATTGCATTTGGGCCAATCACAATAAGCCCACATCTAAACATATGTCTTGCCATTATCCTCAACGACCACTCTCTTCTTGGTAAAGTACGGCCATACATTGGATGTGCACCTCTTGTGCCTCTTTCCACAAGGTACATCTCCCTCTTGCACAGGCTCATCGCCGTCAATGTTGATTGCACTTGCAGTACTTGTTCCAGCAGCAACAAAACCTCTATCACTTGCACCAGTAGCACCTATGTCACTTGCAACAGCAGCACCTAGATCACTCGCACCTAGCAACACGTATGTCACTTGCAATGGCAGCACCACTGCCACCAGCACCTTCTAGGCCAGCACCACCTGAACCACTGCCATCAGCACCACCTGAACCTGAACCACTGCCACCAGCAGCAGCACTGCCACCTTGACTTGGACTAGATGCAGGAGTTGCACTTGCAGATGATACAGATAGACATATATCAAGATCTTTACCACAATTACCAGGGCTTTCACTTGACCTCTTAGATCCTGCCAAGACAAGAATAGAACACAACAATGTGAATCTAAGACACCAGTATGAATCAAAATGACCAAAGTAATTGGACCTTACTCAATTACTTTTACTCATGCATCTGTTGGTTTGGGAATGACCAAAGTCGCAATTGCTACTATCATTTTGATTCCAATTGCAACCAAGCAACCAATGACCAAAGTCGCCGAGGTGAGCTTTTGGAATAAAAAAACAGCAGCCGAGGGGGTTCAAATTGCCCGCTAGAAAGGTAAGCTTAGGGAAAGAATCAAACACAAACATGAGAGTCAACTAAAACTCGATGCCCAAAAGATGAGGGCTATATTCAAAAtgttcatcaggttcacaaccTTCTGCAGCaagaggggcaagaagaagcgAAGGCCTTTGCAATTGGAATCAAAATGACAGCAGCATctgttggttgcaattgcaatatGAATCTAAAACATTCATTTGGGAATCAAAATGACAGTAGCAATTGGACCTTACTCAATTACTTTTACTCATGCATCTGTTAGTTTGATAGTTTCATCTAACACACAAGCAATAAAATACAAGGGGACAATATTCATCTGTTAGTTTCATCCCTAACAACAAGCAATCCCATGTAGTGATTCACACATCTAACATCTTTGCCAATAAATGAAACATACACTAATTCACACATCTTTACCTGCCGTTGGAAAAGGCGCGAGAGTGCTGCTGTTCACCGGCGGGGGTGGCTCCAGGAAGAGGCGGCGCTGGGAGGCGGATGAGGTAGATGCAGAACCAGAAGCTTGCGCACTTGGTGGTGGCTTCATCTTGGCATCCGGCCTGCCTCCCTAACCCCCAAGTCGTGGATCTGTTGTCGCCTCGTCGGACGGCGGCGGCCACCGGCCAGGCAAGGCACCAGGAGGGACCGAGGGAGGCCAGGCCGCCAGGCGCCAGGAGCCCAGGAGAGGAGAGGTGCTTGAGAGTTGAGAGAGACTAAGAGTCTGATAGGGAGAGCCGGAGAGGAGGGAATGCGGCGTGGGCGAGCttgcggcgggcggcggcgtgcGGGCGAGTTGAGAGAGACTGCCGAAGCCGAAGATTGGGGATTTGGGGTTGGCCCCGTGACTGCTTAGGGTTTGCGGCGTGCGGGCGAGTTGAAAGACCCTTGCGGCGTGGGGTTTGGGCGACGGACTGTGGCCGCACGGCGTGGGGTTTGGGCAGGGCCGGCGGGGTGGGTTGGGCCGTTTGCATGGGAGGCCTGAATTTCCCGCGGTAGTTTCCCGAACAAATACGAGATCCACTAATTCGGTCGGAAAATCACTTTAACCGATTTCGAACTCCGGATTCACCGTATTTTCCTAGATTTCTTCCCGAATCTGTTTTTTTCCCGAGAAAACGATATTCAGTCGAGAATTTCGGTATTCGGTGTCGATTCAGTACGGGAATTTCCCGTTCCCGCTTTCATCCATAATCGGCCCTATGCCAATGCGAGTCGAGTCCGAACACCGCACCGGGGCTCACCTGCGCGGCACGTGCGACGTGGTCGTTTACCTTCCTCCCGTAAAAGAAGCACGACTGCACGAGGTCTTCTTTTCCGTCACGGGTAGGGTCGTCCTCTTCGCACCAAATCTTGCCCATGGTTTCCTCCTCCGCTTGCCCAGAGGAGGCCGACCCTGCGCGGCACGGCGAGAAGAAGCGAATGCGCAGCGGCAGCGGAAGCGCGGTGGCCTCGACGGAGCCCGGCGCCACGGCCGTGGCCTCGCATGTAAGGGTCTCCTGCACATATGCACGCAGATCAGGCATTGTTTGTACCGTGTATTCTATTCTTGCTCCGTTTCCTTCCTTGTTTATATGGTCAAGAACTGTTCGTTATGGGCGACCGCATATCGAGCTACAAAGATACCCTTTTTTGTGTGGTTAGAGTAGTAGTATTATGTGCTGGTTGCATTGAGGAGATGCAAATGTGTTGCTGCACGTGCTGTTTCTTGCCGTGCATGGATTTTGTGAGGCTGGTTGTTTGGTACTGGATCCTGACTAAATTGGATGGCACTGTTAGGTGATTGAGTAGATCCATAGCGATCATATGTTGATCTGCAGATGGGAATGTGTTTGATGCAGATTAGGATGGGAGGACTTTTCAGCAGATCAGATAATATGACCTTAAGGGAGGAAATTTCCATGTTTCTAAATTGCTATAATTTGAATCAGTTGATATATGAATGCATCCATTAAGTTGCATAATTACTGAGTAACAATGGGTTCGTTTGAcgtgaaagatttgggagaaaaaatcattttttaaGGAAAATGATTTTATTGGTTTCTCAATTTTGAGAAAGGAACCTATCGAATTGATTCATATTTTGTTTCTATTCTGCTCGGTTGCACTTGCACATATTTTTTTTGTCATGATACCATTGGTGATTCAACAAATTTTGAACTCAAATGCAAACTGGGGATACATTATTTGAACAAAATCATAATGTACGGAAACAGCTAGAATTATATATTTCTGGTAAATTCATCATAACATAGTTATTTTGAAAATTTAGGTTGAGGGTGTTGGATACTTTCGAAACAAAGTGGATTAGTGGAATGTTCATGCAACAAAGTTGACACTAGAATGGCTAACTTTTATTTGTTTCAGGATCACTGCTCATCAAGAAGTTTCACGGAGTACATTGACGGAGCTACAACTGTAAGACGATGAGAAGATTCAAATTGATTTGTTCAGATATTTTGATTATTATGTATATAACTTAGCTATCCCCCTTTCATTTTTTGTGGGTAGACATGTGGAAAGTGGCATCCAGGTGAATCACAGAGACCTGAAATTGATGATGCCCCAATTTTCACTCCAACTGAAGAGGTTTGTAGACTATACGTCTCTGCTCAAAATTGTGCAATGAGATATGCTTGATAAGATAGTACTCCTTTGTTCTTTCCATTGTTGCTTTAGAACTCATGTAGTTGAACCTTTTAATGTTTGTCCACCAATATGTTAAAAATTATCAAGGTTGGACATGTAAAAACTAGGTAACTTGATGTTTCTTGCAAGAATTATTATGAATTTGTTAATTTCGAGCAGTATTACAAGAAATAGCAGTATAGTTTCATTTGAATAATATTGTTTTCTGACAGGAATTTAAGGATGCAATCGGATACATTGCTAGCATTCGTCCGCAAGCAGAAAGATATGGAATTTGTCGTATTATTCCACCATCTTCTTGGAAACCTCCGTGTCCTCTGAAGGAGAAGAGTTTCTGGAAATGTACAGAGTTCAATACTAGAGTTcaacaagttgacaagcttcaaaacAGGGAGCCCACAAAGAAAAGAACACAACCTCGAGTTcagaggaaaagaaagagaagaaagagacTGAGGTTTGGGATGACACACAGATGTCCTACTTCAAGTGCGGACTCCGAAGAGAAATTTGGCTTTCAATCTGGGTCTGATTTCACATTAGAGGAGTTTCAGAAATATGCTGATGAGTTCAAGCAGGAATATTTCGGAATGAAAGGGAGTGATGAAATTTCTATTTCTGAAATTAAGAACCACATGAAAATATGGGAACCATCAGTGGAGGAAATCGAGGGAGAATATTGGCGGATAGTCGTAGGCCCTAGTGATGAAGTTGAGGTATGTCTGTAGATAATACACAGATCATGTTGTTATGTATTTTATCAAATTATTACTTATCGATGTCAAACTTCCTTTGCCTAGGTGGATTATGGTGCTGATTTGGACACTGCAACCTTTGGCAGTGGTTTTGTTAAATTGTCTTCTTCAGATGGAAATAAGCAAGATCCACATGGTGTGTCTTGTTGGAACTTGAATAATCTGCCACGGCTGCCTGGCTCTGTTATCTCATTTGAAGATGAGGATATATCTGGTGTTGTTGTCCCATGGCTTTATGTAGGAATGTGCTTCTCTTCATTTTGCTGGGTAAGATTCTTAGCTAATCTGTTTCACCATTTCTCTCATGAAATGTGGATCCCCATACTCAGTAAAGAGATCCTACTGGGATTGACGCTGCAAAAAATTATATAGTGTGAGTGTTCAGTGTTCGTTTTGGATTACATTGATATATATCGTGGTTGGAACAAAAGTGCATAAATGATTTATGATATTGTTGTTCATGGAGCACATTCTAGTTTATCTTTTTATATTACTTTGCTGCAGCATGTGGAAGACCATTTTCTTTATTCTCTGAATTACATgcattttggtgaaccaaaagtTTGGTATGGTGTCCCCGGTGGTGAGGCAGTAAAGCTGGAAGAATCTATGAGAAAAAACTTACCCAAACTGTTTGAAGAACAGCCTGACCTACTTCATGAGCTGGTAACCACTTTTTTCTGTTATATAATTGGCAGATCGCTATGTAGTGACTTACTGCCAAGTTCATCTTTATTTTGTTCTGACATAACATAGTTGAATTACC harbors:
- the LOC136515616 gene encoding uncharacterized protein, translating into MKPPPSAQASGSASTSSASQRRLFLEPPPPVNSSTLAPFPTAGSKRSSESPGNCGKDLDICLSVSSASATPASSPSQGGSAAAGGSGSGSGGADGSGSGGAGLEGAGGSGAAIASDIRVARCE